A DNA window from Hordeum vulgare subsp. vulgare chromosome 1H, MorexV3_pseudomolecules_assembly, whole genome shotgun sequence contains the following coding sequences:
- the LOC123449162 gene encoding phospholipase D alpha 1-like isoform X2 has product MAQMLLHGVVDAMILEADLSVGSDGQLRPTRKTVMKKRVFSWIKKLSFCNNCQLENAIGLGGTAGKLYATVDIDKARVGRTRMVNPSNAPSWNESFHIYCAHDASHIIFTVKADNTVGATLIGRAYLPTDGAVLAGQWVDQWLPICDDKRRPLDGGDRVHVQLRFTDVAADPEARWGAGIGSAGYSGVPRTFFRQRAGCRVRLYQDAHISDGFAERLRVQLAGGQAYQPRRCWEDVFGAISNARRMVYIAGWSVNTDVALVRDPRKPSSGTLGELLKRKAADGVRVLMLVWDDRTSLGLGPIRRDGLMATHDEDTATYFRGTGVRCILCPRNPDQGRSYVQDVETAAMFTHHQKTVIVDGSGNVAPNASPGLVSFLGGIDLCDGRYDTQEHPLFRTLDTTHRNDFHQPNFPGASINKGGPREPWHDIHCRVEGPAAWDVLDNFEQRWKKQGDGENHLVTLDRGWARLEVFQDAESWNAQVFRSIDGGAAADFPEKPQEAALMGLETGKDHVIERSIQDAYIHAIRRARDFIYIENQYFLGSSYAWRRDDGVTVEDINALHLIPKELSLKIVSKIEAGERFVVYVVVPMWPEGVPESGSVQAILDWQRRTMEMMYKDVALAIQAKGIQASPKDYLTFFCLGNREAPSSGEYVPPEKPEPDTDYVRAQQARRFMIYVHAKTMIVDDEYVIVGSANINQRSMDGGRDSEIAMGAYQPGYLASTNRPARGQVHGLRVALWQEHLGQAAAAVDLLRPSSLACVRRVNEVAQQHWDMFASDAPEGDLPGHLLAYPIGVSDDNGELLETTAFFPDTKARVLGNKSTYLPPILTT; this is encoded by the exons atggccCAGATGCTGCTCCACGGGGTGGTTGACGCCATGATTCTGGAGGCCGATCTGTCCGTCGGCTCCGACGGCCAGCTCAGACCCACACGCAAG ACTGTTATGAAGAAAAGAGTCTTCTCATGGATCAAGAAACTCTCCTTCTGCAACAATTGTCAG CTGGAGAACGCCATCGGGCTCGGCGGCACGGCGGGCAAGCTGTACGCGACGGTGGACATCGACAAGGCGCGCGTCGGCCGGACGCGGATGGTGAACCCGAGCAACGCCCCCTCATGGAACGAGTCGTTCCACATCTACTGCGCCCACGACGCCAGCCacatcatcttcaccgtcaaggctgACAACACCGTCGGCGCCACGCTCATCGGCCGGGCCTACCTCCCCACCGACGGCGCCGTGCTCGCCGGCCAGTGGGTGGACCAGTGGCTCCCCATCTGCGACGACAAGCGCCGCCCGCTCGACGGCGGGGACAGGGTCCACGTCCAGCTCCGCTTCACCGACGTCGCCGCCGACCCGGAGGCCCGCTGGGGCGCCGGCATCGGCTCCGCGGGGTACTCGGGCGTGCCGCGCACCTTCTTCCGCCAGCGCGCTGGATGCCGGGTCAGGCTTTACCAGGACGCCCACATCTCCGACGGTTTCGCAGAGCGGCTGCGGGTCCAGCTCGCTGGAGGGCAGGCCTACCAGCCGCGCCGGTGCTGGGAGGACGTGTTCGGGGCGATAAGCAACGCCCGGAGGATGGTGTACATTGCCGGGTGGTCCGTCAACACCGACGTCGCTCTGGTGCGCGACCCGCGTAAGCCGTCGTCGGGAACGCTCGGCGAGCTGCTCAAGAGAAAGGCGGCCGACGGCGTCAGGGTGCTGATGCTGGTGTGGGACGACCGGACGTCGCTgggcctcggtccaatccggcgcgACGGTCTCATGGCCACGCACGACGAGGACACGGCGACGTACTTCCGTGGCACGGGCGTGCGCTGCATCCTGTGCCCCCGGAACCCCGACCAGGGCAGGAGCTACGTGCAGGACGTGGAGACGGCGGCCATGTTCACCCACCACCAGAAGACGGTGATCGTCGACGGCAGCGGCAATGTGGCACCCAACGCGTCGCCGGGCCTCGTGAGCTTCCTGGGCGGCATCGACCTCTGCGACGGGAGGTACGACACGCAGGAGCACCCTCTGTTCCGGACGCTCGACACCACGCACCGCAACGACTTCCACCAGCCCAACTTCCCCGGAGCGTCCATCAACAAGGGCGGGCCGAGGGAGCCGTGGCACGACATCCACTGCCGCGTCGAGGGCCCCGCCGCGTGGGACGTGCTCGACAACTTTGAGCAGCGGTGGAAGAAGCAGGGCGACGGCGAGAACCATCTTGTCACTCTCGACAGGGGCTGGGCGCGCCTCGAGGTGTTCCAGGACGCCGAGTCGTGGAACGCCCAGGTGTTCCGTTCCATcgacggcggcgcggcggcggatTTCCCGGAGAAACCCCAGGAGGCCGCGCTGATGGGCCTGGAGACGGGCAAGGACCACGTCATCGAGCGCAGCATCCAGGACGCCTACATCCATGCCATCCGCCGCGCCCGGGACTTCATCTACATCGAGAACCAGTACTTCCTCGGGAGCTCCTACGCATGGCGCCGCGACGACGGCGTCACGGTGGAGGACATCAACGCGCTGCACCTCATCCCCAAGGAGCTGTCGCTCAAGATCGTGAGCAAGATCGAGGCCGGCGAGCGGTTCGTCGTGTACGTGGTGGTGCCCATGTGGCCCGAGGGCGTGCCGGAGAGCGGCTCCGTGCAGGCCATCCTAGACTGGCAGCGCCGGACCATGGAGATGATGTACAAGGACGTGGCGCTCGCGATTCAGGCCAAGGGCATCCAGGCCAGCCCCAAGGACTACCTCACCTTCTTCTGCCTCGGCAACAGGGAGGCTCCCAGCTCCGGCGAGTACGTGCCGCCGGAGAAGCCGGAGCCCGACACCGACTACGTCAGGGCACAGCAGGCCAGGCGTTTCATGATCTACGTCCATGCCAAGACCATGATAG TGGACGACGAGTACGTCATCGTGGGATCGGCCAACATCAACCAGCGGTCCATGGACGGCGGCCGGGATTCGGAGATCGCCATGGGCGCGTACCAACCGGGCTACCTCGCGTCCACCAACCGGCCGGCGAGGGGGCAGGTGCACGGCCTACGAGTTGCCCTGTGGCAGGAGCACCTGGGCCAGGCCGCGGCGGCTGTCGACCTCCTCCGGCCATCGAGCCTGGCGTGCGTGCGCAGGGTGAACGAGGTGGCGCAGCAGCACTGGGACATGTTCGCGAGCGACGCGCCGGAGGGGGACCTGCCGGGCCACCTCCTGGCTTACCCCATCGGCGTCAGCGACGACAACGGAGAGCTGCTGGAGACGACGGCCTTCTTCCCCGACACCAAGGCCAGGGTGCTGGGCAACAAGTCCACCTATCTCCCCCCGATCCTCACAACATGA
- the LOC123449162 gene encoding phospholipase D alpha 1-like isoform X1, which produces MAQMLLHGVVDAMILEADLSVGSDGQLRPTRKTVMKKRVFSWIKKLSFCNNCQQLENAIGLGGTAGKLYATVDIDKARVGRTRMVNPSNAPSWNESFHIYCAHDASHIIFTVKADNTVGATLIGRAYLPTDGAVLAGQWVDQWLPICDDKRRPLDGGDRVHVQLRFTDVAADPEARWGAGIGSAGYSGVPRTFFRQRAGCRVRLYQDAHISDGFAERLRVQLAGGQAYQPRRCWEDVFGAISNARRMVYIAGWSVNTDVALVRDPRKPSSGTLGELLKRKAADGVRVLMLVWDDRTSLGLGPIRRDGLMATHDEDTATYFRGTGVRCILCPRNPDQGRSYVQDVETAAMFTHHQKTVIVDGSGNVAPNASPGLVSFLGGIDLCDGRYDTQEHPLFRTLDTTHRNDFHQPNFPGASINKGGPREPWHDIHCRVEGPAAWDVLDNFEQRWKKQGDGENHLVTLDRGWARLEVFQDAESWNAQVFRSIDGGAAADFPEKPQEAALMGLETGKDHVIERSIQDAYIHAIRRARDFIYIENQYFLGSSYAWRRDDGVTVEDINALHLIPKELSLKIVSKIEAGERFVVYVVVPMWPEGVPESGSVQAILDWQRRTMEMMYKDVALAIQAKGIQASPKDYLTFFCLGNREAPSSGEYVPPEKPEPDTDYVRAQQARRFMIYVHAKTMIVDDEYVIVGSANINQRSMDGGRDSEIAMGAYQPGYLASTNRPARGQVHGLRVALWQEHLGQAAAAVDLLRPSSLACVRRVNEVAQQHWDMFASDAPEGDLPGHLLAYPIGVSDDNGELLETTAFFPDTKARVLGNKSTYLPPILTT; this is translated from the exons atggccCAGATGCTGCTCCACGGGGTGGTTGACGCCATGATTCTGGAGGCCGATCTGTCCGTCGGCTCCGACGGCCAGCTCAGACCCACACGCAAG ACTGTTATGAAGAAAAGAGTCTTCTCATGGATCAAGAAACTCTCCTTCTGCAACAATTGTCAG CAGCTGGAGAACGCCATCGGGCTCGGCGGCACGGCGGGCAAGCTGTACGCGACGGTGGACATCGACAAGGCGCGCGTCGGCCGGACGCGGATGGTGAACCCGAGCAACGCCCCCTCATGGAACGAGTCGTTCCACATCTACTGCGCCCACGACGCCAGCCacatcatcttcaccgtcaaggctgACAACACCGTCGGCGCCACGCTCATCGGCCGGGCCTACCTCCCCACCGACGGCGCCGTGCTCGCCGGCCAGTGGGTGGACCAGTGGCTCCCCATCTGCGACGACAAGCGCCGCCCGCTCGACGGCGGGGACAGGGTCCACGTCCAGCTCCGCTTCACCGACGTCGCCGCCGACCCGGAGGCCCGCTGGGGCGCCGGCATCGGCTCCGCGGGGTACTCGGGCGTGCCGCGCACCTTCTTCCGCCAGCGCGCTGGATGCCGGGTCAGGCTTTACCAGGACGCCCACATCTCCGACGGTTTCGCAGAGCGGCTGCGGGTCCAGCTCGCTGGAGGGCAGGCCTACCAGCCGCGCCGGTGCTGGGAGGACGTGTTCGGGGCGATAAGCAACGCCCGGAGGATGGTGTACATTGCCGGGTGGTCCGTCAACACCGACGTCGCTCTGGTGCGCGACCCGCGTAAGCCGTCGTCGGGAACGCTCGGCGAGCTGCTCAAGAGAAAGGCGGCCGACGGCGTCAGGGTGCTGATGCTGGTGTGGGACGACCGGACGTCGCTgggcctcggtccaatccggcgcgACGGTCTCATGGCCACGCACGACGAGGACACGGCGACGTACTTCCGTGGCACGGGCGTGCGCTGCATCCTGTGCCCCCGGAACCCCGACCAGGGCAGGAGCTACGTGCAGGACGTGGAGACGGCGGCCATGTTCACCCACCACCAGAAGACGGTGATCGTCGACGGCAGCGGCAATGTGGCACCCAACGCGTCGCCGGGCCTCGTGAGCTTCCTGGGCGGCATCGACCTCTGCGACGGGAGGTACGACACGCAGGAGCACCCTCTGTTCCGGACGCTCGACACCACGCACCGCAACGACTTCCACCAGCCCAACTTCCCCGGAGCGTCCATCAACAAGGGCGGGCCGAGGGAGCCGTGGCACGACATCCACTGCCGCGTCGAGGGCCCCGCCGCGTGGGACGTGCTCGACAACTTTGAGCAGCGGTGGAAGAAGCAGGGCGACGGCGAGAACCATCTTGTCACTCTCGACAGGGGCTGGGCGCGCCTCGAGGTGTTCCAGGACGCCGAGTCGTGGAACGCCCAGGTGTTCCGTTCCATcgacggcggcgcggcggcggatTTCCCGGAGAAACCCCAGGAGGCCGCGCTGATGGGCCTGGAGACGGGCAAGGACCACGTCATCGAGCGCAGCATCCAGGACGCCTACATCCATGCCATCCGCCGCGCCCGGGACTTCATCTACATCGAGAACCAGTACTTCCTCGGGAGCTCCTACGCATGGCGCCGCGACGACGGCGTCACGGTGGAGGACATCAACGCGCTGCACCTCATCCCCAAGGAGCTGTCGCTCAAGATCGTGAGCAAGATCGAGGCCGGCGAGCGGTTCGTCGTGTACGTGGTGGTGCCCATGTGGCCCGAGGGCGTGCCGGAGAGCGGCTCCGTGCAGGCCATCCTAGACTGGCAGCGCCGGACCATGGAGATGATGTACAAGGACGTGGCGCTCGCGATTCAGGCCAAGGGCATCCAGGCCAGCCCCAAGGACTACCTCACCTTCTTCTGCCTCGGCAACAGGGAGGCTCCCAGCTCCGGCGAGTACGTGCCGCCGGAGAAGCCGGAGCCCGACACCGACTACGTCAGGGCACAGCAGGCCAGGCGTTTCATGATCTACGTCCATGCCAAGACCATGATAG TGGACGACGAGTACGTCATCGTGGGATCGGCCAACATCAACCAGCGGTCCATGGACGGCGGCCGGGATTCGGAGATCGCCATGGGCGCGTACCAACCGGGCTACCTCGCGTCCACCAACCGGCCGGCGAGGGGGCAGGTGCACGGCCTACGAGTTGCCCTGTGGCAGGAGCACCTGGGCCAGGCCGCGGCGGCTGTCGACCTCCTCCGGCCATCGAGCCTGGCGTGCGTGCGCAGGGTGAACGAGGTGGCGCAGCAGCACTGGGACATGTTCGCGAGCGACGCGCCGGAGGGGGACCTGCCGGGCCACCTCCTGGCTTACCCCATCGGCGTCAGCGACGACAACGGAGAGCTGCTGGAGACGACGGCCTTCTTCCCCGACACCAAGGCCAGGGTGCTGGGCAACAAGTCCACCTATCTCCCCCCGATCCTCACAACATGA